Proteins from one Panicum virgatum strain AP13 chromosome 7K, P.virgatum_v5, whole genome shotgun sequence genomic window:
- the LOC120642360 gene encoding endoribonuclease Dicer homolog 4 isoform X6 has protein sequence MQAARTFLSSSGGSLDRKGVDIDDNHASFVQHYLNKAISLLSCDILDGERALSLVPLAGADADSVDLETLEEPFFSKKFAVLIDVLSRYRLEENMKCIVFVKRIIVARVVAHILQNLKCLDFWKCEFLVGCHSVFKNMSRNKMGSIIEKFSSGEVNLLVATSVGEEGLDIQTCCLVVRFDLPETVSSFIQSRGRARMNKSKYIFLLERGNQSHKKLVGDYITGESIMDKEINLRTSNDMFDCLEENIYRVNGTGASISTACSVSLLHCYCDNLPRDMFFIPSPAFFYVDDVEGIVCRLILPPNAAFRQVNSQPCPSKDEAKRDACLKACIRLHELGALTDFLLPGQGSRKTKVSTIDISEINKAEDESFREELHEMLIPAILRPSRYKLDCLLNLHFYYIEFIPKPADRRYQMFGLFVIDALPKEAEKLDVELHLARARIVKAGIKYLGMITFNNEEMMLARNFQEMCLKVLLDRSEFTSSYVMLGNDAALQMGSTFYLLLPIKQKFYGDKFMIDWPAVKRCLSSPVFQDPRDLSLHDSYFPNESLKLLDGTYSKADVIGSLIFSPHNNLFFFVDVILDEVNAKSELNGATYEEYFMEKFSIELSHPEQPLLKVKQLFNLRNLLHNRQLESTESEGRELMEHFVELPPELCSLKIIGFSKDMGSSLSLLPSLMCRLENLLVAVELKDLMLSYFPEASQISASGILEALTTERCLERFSLERFEVLGDAFLKYVVGRHSFISYEGLDEGQLTRRRSDIVNNSNLYDLSIRRNLQVYIRDQQFEPTQFFALGRPCKVVCNPETEASLHPKNIDPDKQENCNLRCTKSHHWLHRKTIADVVESLLGAFIVESGFEAAFAFLHWIGIKVNFKDSALYRVLDASSANLSLMNYINVSELEELIGYKFKHKGLLIQAFVHPSFNKHSGGCYQRMEFLGDAVLEYLMTSYLYSAYPDLKPGHITDLKSLAVNNNSFALVAIKKSMHKYLIKDSKYLMTAVNKFENYVNLSNSEKDFSEEPACPKVLGDIVESCVGAVLLDSGFNLNHVWKLMLMLLKPILSFCDMHINPMRELRELCQCNRFELGLPKPTKADGEFHVKVEVNINGKMISCTAANRNSKDARKLAAQDALSKLKNYGYKHKSKSLEEILRVATKKEPELIGYDEEPIKVEDDISIETKNLQENGEIEENIFVQNNEASSIGRYETSIQSTGDNTVDKNDTNDGRMNKSNVVTQNGCLLRGAADKINKKEYHGDMVHKTARSFLYELCAANYWKPPEFELCKDEGPSHLRKFTCKVLVQIMGPSATLLECFSDPKQQKKAAQEHAAQGALWCLKQLGYLPKDETRV, from the exons A TGCAGGCTGCAAGGACCTTTCTATCTTCCAGTGGTGGTAGTCTAGACAGAAAGGGGGTTGACATTGATGACAATCATGCCAGTTTTGTACAGCATTATCTAAACAAAGCAATTTCTCTTCTAAGCTGCGACATATTAGATGGTGAACGTGCCCTTTCTCTAGTACCCTTGGctg GTGCTGATGCTGATTCAGTTGATCTAGAGACGCTGGAGGAACCTTTCTTCTCCAAAAAATTTGCAGTCCTTATTGACGTTCTGTCAAGATACAG GCTAGAGGAAAACATGAAGTGTATTGTTTTTGTGAAAAGAATAATTGTCGCAAGAGTAGTCGCGCATATTCTCCAAAATCTGAAGTGCCTTGATTTCTGGAAATGTGAGTTTCTTGTGGGATGCCACTCAGTATTCAAGAACATGTCAAGGAACAAGATGGGTTCGATCATTGAAAAGTTCTCTTCGGGTGAG GTCAACCTTTTGGTCGCTACTAGTGTAGGTGAGGAGGGACTTGACATCCAGACTTGCTGCCTTGTTGTGCGGTTTGATCTCCCAGAAACTGTTTCTAGCTTTATCCAGTCAAGGGGACGTGCACGGATGAACAAATCTAAATACATTTTCCTCCTGGAGAG GGGAAATCAGTCTCATAAGAAGTTGGTTGGTGATTATATTACTGGCGAAAGCATTATGGATAAAGAGATTAACTTGAGAACGTCAAATGATATGTTCGATTGCCTTGAGGAGAATATCTATCGAGTGAACGGCACTGGTGCTTCCATTAGCACCGCTTGCAGTGTATCTCTATTACATTGCTATTGTGACAACCTTCCTAGAGATAT GTTTTTTATTCCTTCCCCAGCATTCTTCTATGTTGATGATGTTGAAGGAATAGTCTGCAGACTAATTCTTCCACCAAATGCTGCTTTTCGTCAAGTGAACAGTCAACCCTGTccatcaaaagatgaagctaagAGAGATGCATGCTTGAAAGCATGCATAAGACTTCACGAACTGGGTGCTTTGACAGATTTTCTTCTGCCAGGGCAAGGCTCTAGAAAGACTAAGGTGTCAACAATAGATATTTCAGAAATCAACAAAGCTGAGG ATGAAAGTTTTAGGGAAGAGCTTCATGAGATGTTGATTCCTGCGATTCTAAGACCTTCAAGATACAAACTGGACTGCTTGTTGAACTTGCATTTCTACTACATAGAATTTATTCCCAAACCAGCAGATAGACGATATCAGATGTTTGGTCTTTTTGTGATCGATGCCCTTCCGAAGGAAGCTGAAAAGTTGGACGTTGAATTGCATCTTGCTCGTGCGAGGATTGTGAAAGCAGGAATTAAATATTTGGGAATGATTACATTTAACAATGAAGAG ATGATGCTCGCACGCAATTTCCAAGAAATGTGTTTGAAGGTTCTCCTGGACAGATCTGAGTTCACTTCATCTTATGTTATGTTGGGGAATGATGCTGCATTACAAATGGGTTCAACATTTTACCTTTTGCTTCCCATCAAGCAGAAATTCTATGGTGATAAGTTTATGATTGATTGGCCAGCAGTGAAGCGGTGTTTATCATCACCTGTATTCCAAGATCCAAGGGATTTATCTCTGCATGACTCATATTTCCCAAATGAGTCTCTGAAACTTCTTGATGGAACATACAGTAAAGCTGATGTGATTGGCAGTTTGATCTTCAGTCCCCACAACAACCTGTTTTTCTTCGTTGATGTCATTCTGGATGAAGTAAATGCTAAAAGTGAACTCAATGGTGCAACTTATGAAGAATATTTTATGGAAAA GTTTAGTATCGAGCTATCCCATCCTGAACAGCCACTTTTGAAAGTTAAACAGCTCTTCAATCTGCGCAATCTGCTGCATAACCGACAACTAGAGAGCACAG AATCTGAGGGTCGTGAATTGATGGAGCACTTCGTGGAGTTACCTCCAGAGCTATGCTCTTTGAAGATAATTGGGTTTTCAAAAGATATGGGTAGTTCTTTGTCCTTGCTGCCGTCTTTAATGTGTCGCTTGGAGAATTTGTTGGTGGCCGTTGAGTTGAAGGATCTCATGCTATCTTATTTCCCAGAGGCTTCTCAAATTAGTGCTTCGGGG ATCCTTGAAGCGCTGACTACTGAGAGGTGTTTGGAGAGGTTCTCGTTGGAGCGCTTTGAAGTCCTAGGCGATGCTTTCTTGAAGTATGTAGTTGGGCGCCATAGCTTTATTTCGTATGAAGGACTTGATGAAGGCCAGTTGACTAGGAGACGTTCTGATATAGTGAATAATTCAAATTTATACGACTTATCAATTAGAAGAAATTTGCAG GTATACATACGGGATCAACAGTTTGAACCTACTCAGTTCTTTGCACTGGGGAGGCCATGTAAAGTTGTTTGCAATCCTGAAACAGAAGCGAGTTTACACCCGAAGAATATCGACCCCGATAAACAAGAAAACTGTAACTTGAGGTGTACAAAGTCACATCATTGGTTGCATAGGAAGACAATTGCAGATGTTGTTGAATCACTTCTTGGAGCATTTATTGTCGAGAGTGGATTCGAAGCTGCATTTGCATTTCTACATTGGATAGGAATAAAAGTTAACTTTAAAGATTCAGCTCTCTATAGAGTATTAGATGCAAGCTCTGCCAATTTGTCTCTCATGAATTACATCAACGTTTCTGAGCTTGAAGAATTGATAGGTTACAAATTCAAGCACAAGGGTCTGCTTATCCAAGCATTTGTACACCCTTCATTCAATAAGCATTCTGGAGGATGCTACCAG AGGATGGAGTTCCTTGGAGATGCTGTTTTGGAATATTTGATGACCTCATACCTCTACTCAGCTTACCCAGATCTCAAGCCTGGCCATATCACAGATCTGAAATCATTAGCTGTCAATAATAATTCATTTGCTCTTGTAGCAATTAAGAAATCTATGCATAAGTATCTTATAAAGGATTCTAAATATCTTATGACAGcggtaaataaatttgagaattaTGTTAATCTTTCCAATTCAGAGaaagacttttcagaagaaccAGCATGTCCAAAG GTTCTTGGTGATATTGTTGAATCTTGTGTTGGTGCAGTCCTTTTAGATTCTGGCTTCAACCTGAACCATGTTTGGAAGCTAATGCTAATGCTTCTAAAGCCTATATTGAGCTTCTGTGACATGCACATTAATCCTATGAGAGAACTCCGTGAACTTTGTCAGTGTAATCGTTTTGAGTTAGGCCTTCCCAAACCTACAAAGGCTGATGGAGAGTTCCATGTCAAAGTAGAAGTTAACATAAATGGCAAAATGATTAGTTGTACAGCAGCAAACCGGAATTCGAAAGATGCTAGAAAGTTGGCTGCACAAGACGCACTTTCTAAACTGAAG AATTATGGATACAAGCATAAAAGCAAATCACTGGAGGAAATTCTGCGTGTTGCCACAAAAAAAGAACCAGAACTAATAGGCTATGATGAAGAACCAATCAAAGTTGAAGATGACATATCTATAGAAACTAAGAATCTACAGGAGAATGGAGAAATAGAGGAAAACATCTTTGTCCAAAATAATGAAGCATCTTCCATTGGGAGGTATGAAACCTCCATTCAGAGTACAGGAGATAACACGGTTGACAAGAATGATACTAATGATGGAAGGATGAATAAGTCCAATGTGGTTACACAGAATGGTTGTCTACTTAGAGGGGCAGctgataaaataaataaaaaggagTATCACG
- the LOC120642360 gene encoding endoribonuclease Dicer homolog 4 isoform X5: protein MKPLLPDQAARTFLSSSGGSLDRKGVDIDDNHASFVQHYLNKAISLLSCDILDGERALSLVPLAGADADSVDLETLEEPFFSKKFAVLIDVLSRYRLEENMKCIVFVKRIIVARVVAHILQNLKCLDFWKCEFLVGCHSVFKNMSRNKMGSIIEKFSSGEVNLLVATSVGEEGLDIQTCCLVVRFDLPETVSSFIQSRGRARMNKSKYIFLLERGNQSHKKLVGDYITGESIMDKEINLRTSNDMFDCLEENIYRVNGTGASISTACSVSLLHCYCDNLPRDMFFIPSPAFFYVDDVEGIVCRLILPPNAAFRQVNSQPCPSKDEAKRDACLKACIRLHELGALTDFLLPGQGSRKTKVSTIDISEINKAEDESFREELHEMLIPAILRPSRYKLDCLLNLHFYYIEFIPKPADRRYQMFGLFVIDALPKEAEKLDVELHLARARIVKAGIKYLGMITFNNEEMMLARNFQEMCLKVLLDRSEFTSSYVMLGNDAALQMGSTFYLLLPIKQKFYGDKFMIDWPAVKRCLSSPVFQDPRDLSLHDSYFPNESLKLLDGTYSKADVIGSLIFSPHNNLFFFVDVILDEVNAKSELNGATYEEYFMEKFSIELSHPEQPLLKVKQLFNLRNLLHNRQLESTESEGRELMEHFVELPPELCSLKIIGFSKDMGSSLSLLPSLMCRLENLLVAVELKDLMLSYFPEASQISASGILEALTTERCLERFSLERFEVLGDAFLKYVVGRHSFISYEGLDEGQLTRRRSDIVNNSNLYDLSIRRNLQVYIRDQQFEPTQFFALGRPCKVVCNPETEASLHPKNIDPDKQENCNLRCTKSHHWLHRKTIADVVESLLGAFIVESGFEAAFAFLHWIGIKVNFKDSALYRVLDASSANLSLMNYINVSELEELIGYKFKHKGLLIQAFVHPSFNKHSGGCYQRMEFLGDAVLEYLMTSYLYSAYPDLKPGHITDLKSLAVNNNSFALVAIKKSMHKYLIKDSKYLMTAVNKFENYVNLSNSEKDFSEEPACPKVLGDIVESCVGAVLLDSGFNLNHVWKLMLMLLKPILSFCDMHINPMRELRELCQCNRFELGLPKPTKADGEFHVKVEVNINGKMISCTAANRNSKDARKLAAQDALSKLKNYGYKHKSKSLEEILRVATKKEPELIGYDEEPIKVEDDISIETKNLQENGEIEENIFVQNNEASSIGRYETSIQSTGDNTVDKNDTNDGRMNKSNVVTQNGCLLRGAADKINKKEYHGDMVHKTARSFLYELCAANYWKPPEFELCKDEGPSHLRKFTCKVLVQIMGPSATLLECFSDPKQQKKAAQEHAAQGALWCLKQLGYLPKDETRV, encoded by the exons ATGAAACCCCTGTTGCCAGACCAG GCTGCAAGGACCTTTCTATCTTCCAGTGGTGGTAGTCTAGACAGAAAGGGGGTTGACATTGATGACAATCATGCCAGTTTTGTACAGCATTATCTAAACAAAGCAATTTCTCTTCTAAGCTGCGACATATTAGATGGTGAACGTGCCCTTTCTCTAGTACCCTTGGctg GTGCTGATGCTGATTCAGTTGATCTAGAGACGCTGGAGGAACCTTTCTTCTCCAAAAAATTTGCAGTCCTTATTGACGTTCTGTCAAGATACAG GCTAGAGGAAAACATGAAGTGTATTGTTTTTGTGAAAAGAATAATTGTCGCAAGAGTAGTCGCGCATATTCTCCAAAATCTGAAGTGCCTTGATTTCTGGAAATGTGAGTTTCTTGTGGGATGCCACTCAGTATTCAAGAACATGTCAAGGAACAAGATGGGTTCGATCATTGAAAAGTTCTCTTCGGGTGAG GTCAACCTTTTGGTCGCTACTAGTGTAGGTGAGGAGGGACTTGACATCCAGACTTGCTGCCTTGTTGTGCGGTTTGATCTCCCAGAAACTGTTTCTAGCTTTATCCAGTCAAGGGGACGTGCACGGATGAACAAATCTAAATACATTTTCCTCCTGGAGAG GGGAAATCAGTCTCATAAGAAGTTGGTTGGTGATTATATTACTGGCGAAAGCATTATGGATAAAGAGATTAACTTGAGAACGTCAAATGATATGTTCGATTGCCTTGAGGAGAATATCTATCGAGTGAACGGCACTGGTGCTTCCATTAGCACCGCTTGCAGTGTATCTCTATTACATTGCTATTGTGACAACCTTCCTAGAGATAT GTTTTTTATTCCTTCCCCAGCATTCTTCTATGTTGATGATGTTGAAGGAATAGTCTGCAGACTAATTCTTCCACCAAATGCTGCTTTTCGTCAAGTGAACAGTCAACCCTGTccatcaaaagatgaagctaagAGAGATGCATGCTTGAAAGCATGCATAAGACTTCACGAACTGGGTGCTTTGACAGATTTTCTTCTGCCAGGGCAAGGCTCTAGAAAGACTAAGGTGTCAACAATAGATATTTCAGAAATCAACAAAGCTGAGG ATGAAAGTTTTAGGGAAGAGCTTCATGAGATGTTGATTCCTGCGATTCTAAGACCTTCAAGATACAAACTGGACTGCTTGTTGAACTTGCATTTCTACTACATAGAATTTATTCCCAAACCAGCAGATAGACGATATCAGATGTTTGGTCTTTTTGTGATCGATGCCCTTCCGAAGGAAGCTGAAAAGTTGGACGTTGAATTGCATCTTGCTCGTGCGAGGATTGTGAAAGCAGGAATTAAATATTTGGGAATGATTACATTTAACAATGAAGAG ATGATGCTCGCACGCAATTTCCAAGAAATGTGTTTGAAGGTTCTCCTGGACAGATCTGAGTTCACTTCATCTTATGTTATGTTGGGGAATGATGCTGCATTACAAATGGGTTCAACATTTTACCTTTTGCTTCCCATCAAGCAGAAATTCTATGGTGATAAGTTTATGATTGATTGGCCAGCAGTGAAGCGGTGTTTATCATCACCTGTATTCCAAGATCCAAGGGATTTATCTCTGCATGACTCATATTTCCCAAATGAGTCTCTGAAACTTCTTGATGGAACATACAGTAAAGCTGATGTGATTGGCAGTTTGATCTTCAGTCCCCACAACAACCTGTTTTTCTTCGTTGATGTCATTCTGGATGAAGTAAATGCTAAAAGTGAACTCAATGGTGCAACTTATGAAGAATATTTTATGGAAAA GTTTAGTATCGAGCTATCCCATCCTGAACAGCCACTTTTGAAAGTTAAACAGCTCTTCAATCTGCGCAATCTGCTGCATAACCGACAACTAGAGAGCACAG AATCTGAGGGTCGTGAATTGATGGAGCACTTCGTGGAGTTACCTCCAGAGCTATGCTCTTTGAAGATAATTGGGTTTTCAAAAGATATGGGTAGTTCTTTGTCCTTGCTGCCGTCTTTAATGTGTCGCTTGGAGAATTTGTTGGTGGCCGTTGAGTTGAAGGATCTCATGCTATCTTATTTCCCAGAGGCTTCTCAAATTAGTGCTTCGGGG ATCCTTGAAGCGCTGACTACTGAGAGGTGTTTGGAGAGGTTCTCGTTGGAGCGCTTTGAAGTCCTAGGCGATGCTTTCTTGAAGTATGTAGTTGGGCGCCATAGCTTTATTTCGTATGAAGGACTTGATGAAGGCCAGTTGACTAGGAGACGTTCTGATATAGTGAATAATTCAAATTTATACGACTTATCAATTAGAAGAAATTTGCAG GTATACATACGGGATCAACAGTTTGAACCTACTCAGTTCTTTGCACTGGGGAGGCCATGTAAAGTTGTTTGCAATCCTGAAACAGAAGCGAGTTTACACCCGAAGAATATCGACCCCGATAAACAAGAAAACTGTAACTTGAGGTGTACAAAGTCACATCATTGGTTGCATAGGAAGACAATTGCAGATGTTGTTGAATCACTTCTTGGAGCATTTATTGTCGAGAGTGGATTCGAAGCTGCATTTGCATTTCTACATTGGATAGGAATAAAAGTTAACTTTAAAGATTCAGCTCTCTATAGAGTATTAGATGCAAGCTCTGCCAATTTGTCTCTCATGAATTACATCAACGTTTCTGAGCTTGAAGAATTGATAGGTTACAAATTCAAGCACAAGGGTCTGCTTATCCAAGCATTTGTACACCCTTCATTCAATAAGCATTCTGGAGGATGCTACCAG AGGATGGAGTTCCTTGGAGATGCTGTTTTGGAATATTTGATGACCTCATACCTCTACTCAGCTTACCCAGATCTCAAGCCTGGCCATATCACAGATCTGAAATCATTAGCTGTCAATAATAATTCATTTGCTCTTGTAGCAATTAAGAAATCTATGCATAAGTATCTTATAAAGGATTCTAAATATCTTATGACAGcggtaaataaatttgagaattaTGTTAATCTTTCCAATTCAGAGaaagacttttcagaagaaccAGCATGTCCAAAG GTTCTTGGTGATATTGTTGAATCTTGTGTTGGTGCAGTCCTTTTAGATTCTGGCTTCAACCTGAACCATGTTTGGAAGCTAATGCTAATGCTTCTAAAGCCTATATTGAGCTTCTGTGACATGCACATTAATCCTATGAGAGAACTCCGTGAACTTTGTCAGTGTAATCGTTTTGAGTTAGGCCTTCCCAAACCTACAAAGGCTGATGGAGAGTTCCATGTCAAAGTAGAAGTTAACATAAATGGCAAAATGATTAGTTGTACAGCAGCAAACCGGAATTCGAAAGATGCTAGAAAGTTGGCTGCACAAGACGCACTTTCTAAACTGAAG AATTATGGATACAAGCATAAAAGCAAATCACTGGAGGAAATTCTGCGTGTTGCCACAAAAAAAGAACCAGAACTAATAGGCTATGATGAAGAACCAATCAAAGTTGAAGATGACATATCTATAGAAACTAAGAATCTACAGGAGAATGGAGAAATAGAGGAAAACATCTTTGTCCAAAATAATGAAGCATCTTCCATTGGGAGGTATGAAACCTCCATTCAGAGTACAGGAGATAACACGGTTGACAAGAATGATACTAATGATGGAAGGATGAATAAGTCCAATGTGGTTACACAGAATGGTTGTCTACTTAGAGGGGCAGctgataaaataaataaaaaggagTATCACG